From a single Candidatus Dependentiae bacterium genomic region:
- the arfB gene encoding aminoacyl-tRNA hydrolase: MNTQHSIDFEKLIHEATPHFARSGGKGGQNVNKVETKVELQFNIPQSRVLDEDMKARLMKKLASKIDHEGNLHVNSSKERQQHANRIAAEKLLIKLITFGLKEAKKRVPTGPSKAAKHKRVETKRQHATKKKLRQEKSFED; encoded by the coding sequence ATGAATACACAGCATAGTATAGATTTTGAGAAGCTTATACACGAAGCAACCCCCCATTTTGCTCGTAGTGGTGGAAAAGGTGGTCAAAATGTCAATAAAGTTGAAACAAAAGTAGAGCTTCAGTTTAATATTCCCCAGTCAAGAGTGCTTGATGAGGATATGAAAGCGCGGCTTATGAAAAAGCTAGCAAGTAAAATTGATCATGAAGGAAATTTACATGTAAATTCTAGCAAAGAACGGCAACAACATGCCAATAGAATAGCTGCTGAAAAATTGCTCATTAAACTTATAACCTTTGGGCTTAAAGAGGCTAAAAAGCGAGTTCCTACCGGGCCCTCCAAAGCTGCTAAGCATAAGCGTGTAGAGACTAAACGCCAACATGCAACTAAAAAGAAATTACGCCAAGAAAAAAGTTTTGAAGATTAA
- a CDS encoding ABC transporter ATP-binding protein has product MLALLEVKNLVKKFGTFSAVNNISFSVKQGEIVGLLGANGAGKTTTIQMLLTAITPTSGSINYFGLELATHRSEILQQVAFASTYVKMPGNITVYNNLDIYGRLYGLSGKQRKQVIEKYLYTFGMWHMRDSPVALLSAGQTTRAMLAKAFLANPRIILLDEPTASLDLDVALEVRAFILEQRRKNDCTVLITSHNMDEVAAVCDRVLVMQHGALIANDTPARLAATLNQARIELVIEHNQEAACTYARKHALEYRLKANTFVVRIDEYKIAAFLKHFAAADIEYSSITIDKPSLEDYFLHMTHNQKKNITLL; this is encoded by the coding sequence ATGCTTGCTCTATTAGAAGTTAAAAATTTAGTTAAAAAGTTTGGCACATTTAGTGCAGTTAATAACATTTCTTTTTCTGTTAAACAAGGAGAAATTGTTGGTTTATTAGGAGCTAATGGTGCGGGTAAAACTACTACTATACAAATGCTTTTAACAGCGATAACGCCAACATCTGGCTCTATTAATTACTTTGGGCTTGAACTTGCTACACATAGGTCAGAAATATTACAGCAAGTTGCCTTTGCAAGTACCTATGTTAAAATGCCAGGTAATATTACGGTATATAATAATTTAGACATCTATGGTCGCTTATATGGTCTTTCTGGTAAACAACGCAAACAGGTAATTGAAAAATATCTGTATACATTTGGCATGTGGCATATGCGTGATAGCCCAGTAGCTTTATTGTCTGCTGGACAAACTACTCGTGCTATGTTAGCAAAAGCATTTTTAGCTAATCCTCGTATTATTTTGCTTGATGAACCTACAGCTAGTCTTGATCTTGATGTTGCTTTAGAAGTACGTGCCTTTATTTTAGAGCAACGTAGGAAAAATGATTGCACAGTATTAATTACTTCTCATAATATGGATGAGGTTGCGGCAGTATGCGATAGAGTACTTGTTATGCAGCATGGAGCTCTTATTGCTAATGATACACCAGCACGACTTGCAGCTACCCTCAATCAAGCTCGTATAGAATTAGTTATTGAGCATAATCAAGAAGCTGCATGTACGTATGCTCGCAAACACGCTCTTGAGTATAGACTTAAAGCAAATACCTTTGTTGTACGTATTGATGAGTATAAGATAGCAGCCTTCCTTAAACATTTTGCAGCTGCAGATATTGAGTATAGTTCTATTACTATTGATAAGCCTTCGCTTGAGGACTATTTTTTACACATGACGCATAACCAGAAAAAGAATATTACTCTTTTATAA
- a CDS encoding ABC transporter permease codes for MKLHRVVAVMLRYFLLYPTSFGRLLDIFYWPMRDIIMWGLTSVWAFKTQPDNDKLLFSMLAGVVLWQVVLRSNTSTGLSVFEDIVSQNLLNMVSTPVTLSEWIAGIMGMSGILAFSALVFSIVIAKILYGINIFSVGIVLLPLIIILLLFGWSLGFFGASCVLYGGTKGLSFIYIISWSFAPFVGIFYPLSVLPSWCVSVSKGIPASYVFEQLRSISLNGTYVREQLLVAFALSCVYLIIALAIFVLVFKHSKARGVAQLQ; via the coding sequence ATGAAATTACATCGTGTTGTTGCTGTAATGCTCCGTTATTTTTTATTATACCCAACGAGCTTTGGGCGTCTACTAGATATATTTTACTGGCCAATGCGAGATATTATTATGTGGGGTCTTACAAGTGTATGGGCATTTAAGACACAACCTGATAATGATAAATTGCTTTTTTCAATGCTTGCGGGTGTAGTTTTATGGCAAGTAGTGCTACGCAGTAATACTTCAACAGGCTTAAGTGTATTTGAGGATATAGTCTCACAAAATTTACTCAATATGGTTTCTACCCCAGTTACACTTTCAGAATGGATTGCTGGTATTATGGGCATGAGTGGGATACTAGCTTTTAGTGCTCTTGTCTTTAGTATTGTCATAGCTAAAATACTATATGGTATAAATATATTTTCTGTTGGCATAGTGTTATTGCCTTTGATTATTATATTATTACTTTTTGGTTGGTCTTTAGGGTTTTTTGGTGCATCATGCGTTTTGTATGGAGGTACTAAAGGACTTTCTTTTATCTATATTATATCTTGGTCGTTTGCACCGTTTGTTGGTATTTTTTATCCTTTAAGTGTACTTCCTAGTTGGTGTGTCAGTGTATCAAAAGGTATACCTGCTAGTTATGTGTTTGAGCAACTCAGATCAATAAGTTTAAATGGTACCTATGTCAGAGAGCAGTTACTCGTAGCATTTGCTTTAAGTTGTGTCTATCTTATAATTGCTTTAGCTATTTTTGTATTAGTGTTTAAACACAGTAAAGCTAGGGGTGTTGCGCAACTGCAGTAA
- a CDS encoding HAD-IA family hydrolase, whose translation MMRIYINKLAWYCILFLFITLPMQAVPLVRQPKVIIWDIAGILLRVSKMRMAKNIGIGSLVWYSITNFKIPNIRPLMFKVLDSLQEYPKDSIMPYDEKNNLLPYCMYQWFTGEKTGPEIVAQVTDQSTSSRGLQVLADDAERKLVDNAIKALFTPALFASTVKPIKAGIELVHACKTACPTTRLMVLSNWDSASFDLIYNSWTGQTTFADFNPEDIVISSRIGYAKPDIQCFKHMLKLYNLNSQDCVFVDNQKENLKAAQAAGITSIELKNGDYHTLADAFRSLNLL comes from the coding sequence ATGATGCGTATTTATATAAACAAATTAGCCTGGTACTGTATTTTATTTTTATTTATAACTCTACCTATGCAAGCAGTTCCTCTCGTTAGACAACCTAAAGTAATCATTTGGGATATAGCAGGAATACTCTTACGTGTAAGTAAAATGCGTATGGCTAAAAATATCGGCATTGGTTCTTTAGTATGGTATAGCATAACTAACTTTAAAATACCTAACATTAGACCACTTATGTTTAAAGTATTAGATAGTTTACAAGAGTATCCTAAAGATTCTATCATGCCTTATGACGAAAAAAACAATCTATTACCTTATTGTATGTACCAGTGGTTTACTGGTGAAAAAACAGGTCCTGAAATTGTAGCACAAGTAACCGATCAATCAACAAGTTCCAGAGGACTTCAAGTATTAGCTGACGATGCCGAAAGAAAACTTGTTGACAACGCAATTAAAGCACTTTTTACACCTGCTCTTTTTGCTAGTACCGTAAAACCTATAAAAGCCGGCATAGAACTAGTACATGCTTGCAAAACAGCATGTCCCACTACGCGCCTTATGGTCCTTTCCAACTGGGACAGTGCTTCTTTTGACCTAATTTATAATTCATGGACAGGTCAGACTACATTTGCTGATTTTAATCCTGAAGACATTGTTATATCAAGTCGGATTGGTTATGCTAAACCAGATATACAATGTTTTAAACATATGCTTAAACTATATAATCTTAACTCTCAGGACTGTGTTTTTGTTGATAATCAAAAAGAGAACCTTAAGGCAGCACAAGCAGCTGGCATAACTAGCATAGAACTTAAAAACGGTGATTATCATACATTAGCTGACGCTTTTCGCTCTCTTAATCTGCTTTAA
- a CDS encoding HAD-IA family hydrolase — MLTKYSVISIFFATLLVLPIKADNKAQPAKVKPKIIVWDLGGVLFRSSRMSLAFEIGLGSLIHYTITHLPSPAFTDLLFKVLNHVEPMPKNIPIIHDENGKELPYCMYKWITGEQTGPFINKQIQDFIEADNQPGFFTGNTQKKICTRLSNTLFTPQTFAHGVKPIKAGRDLLRACVAHGTTRMMILSNWDRLSFDLLRNNRTGKVILQHFKADDCMISGSIGYAKPDLHCFEHFLRTYNLAAHECIFIDDQLENVKAAEKCGMHAIHLDKGNYHTVADTLRSLNVL, encoded by the coding sequence ATGTTAACCAAATACAGTGTCATTTCTATTTTTTTTGCAACTCTTTTAGTACTACCAATTAAAGCCGATAATAAAGCACAACCAGCTAAAGTTAAACCTAAAATTATAGTCTGGGATTTGGGTGGAGTTCTTTTTAGATCAAGCAGAATGAGTTTAGCTTTCGAAATAGGATTAGGATCCCTTATACACTATACTATTACGCATTTGCCTAGCCCAGCATTCACTGATTTACTTTTTAAAGTACTTAACCATGTTGAACCAATGCCAAAAAACATTCCAATAATACATGATGAAAATGGCAAAGAATTACCTTATTGTATGTATAAATGGATAACAGGAGAACAAACAGGGCCTTTTATTAATAAACAAATACAAGATTTTATAGAAGCAGATAATCAACCAGGATTTTTCACAGGTAACACTCAAAAAAAAATATGTACTCGCTTATCAAATACTCTGTTTACACCACAAACATTTGCTCATGGTGTTAAACCTATTAAAGCAGGGCGCGATCTACTAAGAGCATGTGTAGCACATGGCACCACACGCATGATGATACTTTCTAATTGGGATAGACTTTCTTTTGATTTACTACGCAATAATCGGACAGGAAAAGTTATACTCCAACACTTTAAAGCAGATGATTGTATGATATCTGGTTCTATAGGATACGCAAAGCCAGACCTTCACTGTTTTGAGCATTTTTTACGTACATATAACTTGGCTGCTCATGAATGTATTTTTATCGACGACCAACTAGAAAATGTTAAAGCTGCAGAAAAATGTGGTATGCATGCTATCCACCTTGATAAAGGCAACTATCATACAGTAGCTGATACACTCCGCTCTCTTAATGTACTTTAA
- a CDS encoding ankyrin repeat domain-containing protein, translated as MKQTFLSCVLATLLIVFSVKSMVQFDKQLTSQESRPQKEVLSDLGRILKVKPDFIALALAVEQSKKPIPILDTITSDQRELTKQLINTRLADSENDTLLLKFIKQSAADVLNIQVLRNFLILGASTSVKDHLGTAPLHFLVCKENAQEIVKLISDYEKVDLSVEDMAGKTPLHYAVICLEKPNDGVIKKAVVRSLLQLGADVTKEDKQKNTPLDLAVKSTNRNLIELLRSYNAPVSQRTLDNAKNNSDIVELLKREYQPKMLMRSDASRNLRNIFQQ; from the coding sequence ATGAAACAAACCTTTCTCTCTTGCGTACTAGCCACTTTATTAATAGTATTTTCAGTTAAGTCCATGGTTCAATTTGACAAGCAATTAACTTCTCAGGAGTCTAGACCTCAAAAAGAAGTGCTGAGTGATTTAGGGCGTATACTTAAAGTAAAACCAGACTTTATAGCTCTGGCACTTGCAGTTGAACAATCAAAAAAACCAATACCTATTTTAGATACTATCACATCAGATCAACGAGAGTTAACAAAACAGTTAATTAACACAAGGCTTGCTGATAGTGAAAATGATACATTGCTCCTTAAGTTTATAAAACAGAGTGCAGCGGATGTTTTAAATATACAAGTATTACGTAATTTTTTAATATTAGGAGCGAGTACTTCTGTAAAAGATCATCTTGGCACGGCTCCTCTTCATTTTTTAGTATGTAAAGAAAATGCACAAGAGATTGTTAAGCTTATTAGTGATTATGAAAAAGTTGATCTTAGTGTTGAGGATATGGCTGGCAAAACTCCTTTGCATTACGCTGTAATTTGTCTTGAAAAGCCAAATGATGGTGTGATAAAAAAAGCAGTTGTAAGATCTTTGCTACAATTAGGTGCTGACGTTACTAAAGAAGATAAACAAAAAAATACACCTTTAGATTTAGCCGTTAAAAGTACTAATAGAAACCTTATAGAACTATTGCGCTCATATAACGCTCCTGTAAGTCAACGTACTTTAGATAATGCTAAAAATAACTCAGATATTGTAGAACTCTTAAAAAGAGAATATCAGCCAAAAATGTTAATGCGTAGTGATGCATCACGTAACTTAAGAAACATATTCCAGCAATAA
- a CDS encoding HAD-IA family hydrolase, with protein sequence MVGRIAFSNFKLDNIILSGIIGYTKPDPRAFEYMIITYKLDPHNCIFIDDQLENIKSAQACSMNGIHLKTICRFS encoded by the coding sequence TTGGTAGGGCGTATAGCGTTTAGCAACTTTAAATTAGATAATATTATTTTATCAGGAATCATAGGCTACACAAAGCCAGATCCCCGTGCATTTGAGTATATGATTATTACCTATAAATTAGATCCGCACAATTGCATATTTATTGATGATCAACTAGAAAATATTAAATCAGCTCAAGCCTGTAGCATGAATGGAATACATCTAAAGACAATATGTCGTTTTAGCTAA
- a CDS encoding ParA family protein, with protein sequence MRMIAVANHKGGVGKSTTVINLGAALALLGKKVLLIDTDPQGHTTLGLGVKTKEKQTLAELLCQDDVLPEDVIQNTYIKGLDIIPSDLSLSVAEMKLSTMTAKEFKLRNKLRTLTGYDIIIFDCAPTFGALPMNVFTTATEVILPIQLGYFSLEGVSNFIDTLQFINKNVGPIINHEVGLSGVLITFYDIRTKLAREVLASVHETFNSRVFETTIPQNIKLNEAQSNGKAIFDYDADCKGAEAYMNLAKELLTTKKGNHREQHIGNK encoded by the coding sequence ATGAGAATGATCGCTGTAGCAAACCATAAGGGTGGAGTTGGTAAAAGTACCACCGTTATTAATTTAGGGGCAGCATTAGCTTTGTTGGGTAAAAAAGTATTATTGATTGATACTGATCCCCAAGGTCATACTACTCTCGGACTTGGCGTTAAAACTAAAGAAAAGCAAACTCTAGCAGAGTTATTATGTCAAGATGATGTATTGCCAGAAGATGTTATTCAAAACACCTATATTAAAGGCCTTGATATAATTCCTAGTGATTTATCTCTTTCTGTAGCTGAAATGAAATTATCTACCATGACGGCAAAGGAGTTTAAACTCCGTAATAAACTGCGTACTCTAACAGGTTATGATATTATTATTTTTGACTGTGCACCTACTTTTGGTGCGTTACCAATGAATGTGTTTACAACAGCCACTGAAGTAATACTGCCTATACAGTTGGGCTATTTTTCATTAGAAGGGGTAAGTAATTTTATTGATACGCTGCAGTTTATTAATAAAAATGTAGGCCCTATTATTAATCACGAAGTAGGACTTAGTGGAGTATTAATTACCTTTTATGATATACGCACAAAACTAGCACGTGAAGTGCTTGCAAGTGTACACGAGACCTTTAATAGCCGTGTGTTTGAAACGACTATACCTCAAAATATTAAGCTTAATGAAGCTCAATCAAACGGAAAAGCAATCTTTGATTATGATGCAGATTGTAAAGGTGCTGAAGCTTATATGAACTTAGCAAAAGAATTATTAACTACTAAAAAGGGAAATCATCGTGAGCAGCATATTGGAAATAAGTAA
- a CDS encoding ankyrin repeat domain-containing protein, translating to MLKQAFLVFSLFTLPLQGMSFLKLISGYNQKYYDQKLLVAASEGKLIPMHKSILQGANILVQDKKGYSPLYVAATNGNQYIVASLINYLLQLNQRESAINMETNLHRTALHEAAKAGNLNIVQSLLAANADALIEDIQGKTALSEAYDCLTRTALRNVQNPTPANFARVSQILNFIVNPIQKSIAQLHPKFPLNDEIQKLEDQLNAEIQKFQDELDQDQLNAEIENRQKQLDNEIRDSFSEIFYNSRSLSVLDKYKFIVQLEKHVSQANLQE from the coding sequence ATGCTCAAACAAGCATTTCTTGTTTTTTCTCTTTTTACTTTGCCTCTACAAGGCATGAGCTTTTTAAAACTTATTAGTGGCTACAATCAAAAATATTATGACCAAAAACTTTTGGTAGCTGCTAGTGAAGGCAAGTTAATCCCTATGCATAAAAGTATATTGCAAGGAGCAAATATACTTGTACAAGACAAAAAAGGTTATAGTCCACTCTACGTTGCAGCAACCAATGGTAATCAATATATAGTAGCCAGCTTGATAAACTATTTATTACAATTAAATCAACGTGAGTCAGCAATAAATATGGAGACGAACTTACACCGCACAGCTTTACACGAAGCAGCAAAAGCAGGAAATTTAAACATAGTGCAGTCTCTATTAGCAGCTAATGCAGATGCTCTTATTGAAGATATACAAGGCAAAACAGCTTTAAGTGAAGCTTATGATTGCTTAACTAGAACAGCATTAAGAAATGTTCAGAACCCTACCCCTGCAAATTTTGCTCGAGTCTCTCAGATCTTAAATTTCATAGTAAATCCTATACAAAAATCAATAGCTCAACTACATCCTAAATTTCCGTTGAATGATGAAATTCAGAAATTAGAGGATCAATTAAATGCTGAAATTCAAAAATTTCAAGATGAGTTAGATCAGGATCAATTAAACGCTGAAATTGAAAACCGTCAGAAGCAGTTAGATAATGAAATTCGGGATAGTTTTAGTGAAATTTTTTATAATAGCCGTTCTCTATCTGTACTTGATAAATACAAATTTATTGTTCAACTTGAAAAACACGTAAGCCAAGCAAATCTTCAAGAGTGA